A region of Salinibacter sp. 10B DNA encodes the following proteins:
- a CDS encoding 2-oxoacid:acceptor oxidoreductase subunit alpha, with protein MEFDLPVLSDDEATEPEAIPDATVLFAGDSGDGMQLTGNQFTRATAHARNDLATLPDYPAEIRAPAGTTFGVSAFQIQFGAGEVRTPGEEVDMLVAMNPAALKVHGDRVTPGGTILTDENAFTDRNLNKAGYDENPLDDGSLSEYQVFPIELTRLTRTALEEYPLKQDQKDRARNMFALGLASWLYSRPLAPAIEWIRKKFEEKPDILEANLHVLKKGYHFGETADLFTTRYEVREADLPDGTYRTITGAEALSMGLVAAGEKSGLDVYYSSYPITPASDILHEMSNHKQFGVRTVQAEDEIAAVTSALGASFGGHIGVTATSGPGVALKTEAIGLGVITELPLIVINMQRGGPSTGLPTKPEQSDLLQALYGRNGDAPAAVLAPHSPSDCFEVAFEAARIATKYMTPVFILADGYLGQGSEPWRVPDPSDLPEIDVTFAGETNGIDGEGRDTFNPYVRDEETLARGWATPGTPNLEHQIGGLEKEHETGHVSYDPENHQKMTEIRAEKIQRITQDIPETTINGARAGDVLVIGWGSTKGAIDTAANRLQAEGEAVSSVHLRYLSPLPADLGEIVAGFDQVLVPELNNGQLVRVLRDRFARPFQGLNKIQGQPFEAREIVEKVRTLLRA; from the coding sequence ATGGAATTCGATCTTCCCGTTCTTTCAGACGACGAAGCCACGGAGCCGGAAGCCATTCCCGATGCTACCGTCCTCTTTGCGGGGGACTCGGGCGACGGCATGCAGCTTACCGGCAACCAGTTTACCCGGGCCACGGCGCATGCGAGAAATGACCTCGCGACCCTGCCCGACTATCCAGCCGAAATTCGGGCCCCGGCCGGGACGACCTTCGGGGTTAGTGCGTTTCAGATTCAGTTTGGGGCCGGGGAGGTCCGAACGCCGGGCGAGGAGGTCGACATGCTCGTGGCCATGAATCCGGCGGCCCTGAAGGTGCATGGAGACCGTGTTACGCCGGGGGGGACCATCCTTACCGATGAGAATGCCTTTACGGACCGGAACCTCAACAAGGCGGGCTACGACGAAAATCCGCTGGACGACGGGTCGCTGAGTGAGTACCAGGTGTTTCCGATCGAGTTGACGCGTTTGACGCGGACGGCCTTGGAGGAGTACCCGCTCAAACAGGATCAGAAAGATCGGGCCAGGAACATGTTTGCGCTGGGGTTGGCATCGTGGCTCTACTCGCGTCCCCTGGCGCCCGCCATCGAATGGATTCGGAAGAAGTTTGAGGAGAAGCCGGACATCCTGGAGGCCAACCTCCATGTCCTGAAGAAAGGGTATCACTTCGGGGAGACGGCGGACCTCTTTACCACCCGATACGAGGTTCGGGAGGCCGACCTTCCGGACGGGACGTATCGCACGATCACGGGGGCGGAAGCGCTGTCTATGGGACTCGTGGCGGCGGGGGAGAAGAGCGGGCTGGATGTGTACTACTCGTCCTATCCCATTACGCCGGCGTCCGACATCCTTCACGAGATGAGCAACCACAAACAGTTCGGGGTGCGGACGGTGCAGGCCGAGGATGAGATTGCGGCGGTTACGTCGGCCCTCGGAGCGTCATTCGGGGGGCACATCGGGGTAACGGCGACCAGTGGCCCCGGCGTGGCACTAAAAACGGAAGCCATCGGGCTCGGAGTCATCACGGAGCTCCCGCTCATCGTCATCAACATGCAGCGCGGCGGTCCGTCGACCGGCCTTCCGACGAAGCCGGAGCAGAGCGATTTGCTGCAGGCCCTTTACGGTCGCAACGGCGATGCCCCGGCCGCCGTGCTCGCGCCTCATTCCCCCTCCGACTGCTTTGAGGTGGCATTCGAGGCCGCTCGGATCGCGACGAAGTACATGACCCCGGTTTTCATTCTGGCCGACGGCTACCTAGGCCAGGGCTCCGAGCCGTGGCGTGTGCCGGATCCGTCCGATCTTCCGGAAATCGACGTGACGTTTGCCGGGGAGACGAATGGGATCGACGGGGAGGGACGGGACACCTTCAATCCCTATGTGCGCGACGAGGAGACGCTGGCGCGCGGGTGGGCCACACCCGGCACCCCCAACCTCGAACATCAGATCGGGGGACTGGAGAAAGAGCACGAGACGGGACATGTAAGTTATGATCCCGAAAACCATCAGAAAATGACTGAGATCCGCGCGGAGAAGATTCAGCGGATCACACAGGACATTCCTGAGACGACCATCAATGGGGCACGCGCAGGCGACGTGCTCGTAATCGGATGGGGATCGACCAAGGGGGCGATTGATACTGCCGCGAACCGATTGCAGGCCGAAGGAGAAGCCGTGAGCAGTGTCCACCTCCGGTACCTGAGTCCACTTCCCGCTGACCTGGGCGAGATCGTGGCGGGCTTCGATCAGGTTCTCGTGCCGGAGCTCAACAACGGCCAACTGGTGCGCGTTCTGCGCGATCGGTTTGCTCGCCCCTTTCAGGGGCTCAACAAGATTCAGGGGCAGCCCTTCGAGGCCCGAGAAATTGTGGAGAAGGTGCGCACACTTCTCCGTGCATAG
- the fdxA gene encoding ferredoxin FdxA, with protein sequence MTYIVTEPCINCKYTDCVEVCPVDCFYEGPNFLAIHPDECIDCNACVPTCPVEAIYPDDEVPEKWSHYYQWNDYLSRQWKEMGYNITREKEDPEDADEWQDKEKSEQDILTWDA encoded by the coding sequence ATGACGTACATCGTCACCGAGCCCTGCATCAACTGCAAATACACCGACTGCGTGGAGGTCTGCCCGGTGGACTGCTTCTACGAGGGTCCCAACTTCCTGGCGATCCACCCGGACGAGTGCATCGACTGCAACGCGTGCGTCCCGACATGCCCCGTCGAGGCAATCTACCCGGACGATGAGGTGCCGGAAAAGTGGTCGCATTACTACCAGTGGAATGATTACCTCTCCCGGCAGTGGAAGGAGATGGGCTACAATATCACCCGAGAAAAGGAGGACCCGGAGGATGCCGACGAGTGGCAGGATAAGGAGAAGTCCGAGCAGGACATCCTAACCTGGGATGCCTGA
- a CDS encoding thiamine pyrophosphate-dependent enzyme codes for MSDHDSQDGTKKPDLPPSLSGGGESSAENESSDSDGTKKPDLPPSLSGEEEASSNSSEAGTKKPDLPPGLSGDDGERGTKPPAGPESEDDSGPTLPPGFGGDGATADDSELTRKDFQTDQEVRWCPGCGDYVVLAQVQRLLPDLDVDKEKIVFVSGIGCAGRFPYYMNTYGFHSIHGRAPAFATGLKTSNPELDVWIVTGDGDALSIGGNHLIHVLRRNLDTQILLFNNEIYGLTKGQYSPTSEQGKVTKSTPHGSVDRPVNPVGLALGADASFVARTVDKDPNHMTDTLKAAHAHQGTAFVEIYQNCHVFNDGAFAEFTDKDTKPIRTLQLEDGEPLVFDKGRKGVRVDPVSLQPEVLSLENSEYGVSDCHVHDTSNANLARILGELFWDPDLPRPFGIIYQDERPTYEAQVQAQVEQAMEDDEPSDLEGLLHGNDTWTVGD; via the coding sequence ATGAGTGATCACGACAGTCAAGACGGCACCAAGAAACCGGATCTCCCTCCGAGTCTCTCCGGTGGTGGAGAGTCTTCTGCCGAGAACGAAAGTAGTGACTCGGACGGAACCAAAAAGCCCGATCTCCCGCCCAGCCTTTCCGGTGAGGAAGAGGCCTCGTCGAACAGCAGCGAGGCCGGGACGAAGAAGCCGGACCTTCCGCCGGGCCTTTCCGGGGACGACGGAGAGAGGGGAACGAAACCGCCTGCCGGGCCGGAGTCGGAGGACGACTCGGGACCGACGCTGCCGCCAGGATTTGGAGGAGACGGGGCGACGGCCGATGACTCTGAACTCACGCGAAAGGACTTCCAGACCGACCAGGAGGTTCGGTGGTGCCCCGGCTGCGGGGACTACGTGGTGCTGGCACAGGTTCAGCGCCTGCTGCCCGATCTCGATGTCGATAAAGAAAAGATCGTGTTTGTAAGCGGCATCGGGTGCGCCGGACGGTTTCCGTACTACATGAACACGTACGGCTTTCACTCCATCCACGGACGGGCGCCGGCGTTTGCCACCGGGCTCAAGACGTCGAATCCGGAACTCGATGTGTGGATCGTAACGGGGGATGGGGATGCGCTCTCGATCGGGGGGAATCACCTCATCCACGTTCTGCGACGCAACTTGGATACGCAGATCCTGCTCTTCAACAACGAAATTTACGGCCTGACAAAAGGGCAGTACAGTCCCACGTCCGAGCAGGGGAAGGTGACGAAGAGCACGCCGCACGGTTCGGTGGACCGTCCGGTGAATCCTGTGGGGCTTGCGCTTGGGGCCGATGCCTCGTTCGTCGCGCGAACAGTAGATAAGGATCCGAATCACATGACGGACACCCTAAAGGCCGCCCATGCCCACCAGGGAACGGCCTTCGTGGAGATCTACCAGAACTGCCACGTCTTCAACGATGGTGCGTTTGCCGAATTCACCGACAAAGATACTAAACCGATTCGCACCCTCCAGCTCGAAGACGGGGAGCCGCTCGTGTTCGACAAGGGCCGAAAGGGCGTACGTGTGGACCCTGTCAGTCTCCAGCCGGAAGTCCTTTCGCTGGAGAATAGCGAGTACGGAGTGAGCGACTGCCACGTCCACGACACCTCCAACGCAAACCTAGCCCGCATCCTCGGGGAGCTCTTCTGGGACCCGGATCTGCCCCGTCCGTTCGGCATCATCTACCAGGACGAGCGCCCGACCTACGAGGCGCAGGTGCAGGCGCAGGTGGAGCAGGCGATGGAAGACGACGAGCCGAGTGACCTCGAAGGCCTTCTGCACGGCAACGACACCTGGACGGTGGGGGACTGA
- a CDS encoding uroporphyrinogen-III synthase: protein MSTTPLNGITVVGFESRMSDATADLIEKYGGEALPAPSMQEAPLDEHDAVFSFAEGLFDGTFDLVYFNTAVGTRMVFDTLETEYDLDDIRAALQNTIVVSRSPKPGSALKNHDMPIDVKAPEPHSWREVLETLTSNETTAPLDGKRIAIHEYGRPNQELNQALEAEGANVVRVPIYRWALPDDLQPLKNGIRALIGGAAQVALFTSRQQVAHMLQVASDEGWENALRTALQDAMVASVGPVTSEKLKEHDLPVDFEPDRPKLAILIQGMADYAPQYFKPA from the coding sequence ATGAGCACCACTCCCCTCAACGGCATCACGGTCGTCGGCTTCGAGAGCCGAATGTCCGACGCGACGGCCGACCTGATTGAAAAATATGGAGGGGAGGCTCTGCCCGCACCGTCCATGCAGGAGGCCCCGCTCGACGAGCACGACGCCGTATTTTCGTTTGCCGAGGGCCTCTTCGACGGTACCTTTGATCTGGTGTATTTCAACACAGCCGTTGGGACCCGAATGGTGTTCGACACTCTGGAGACGGAGTATGATCTCGACGACATTCGGGCAGCGCTCCAAAACACCATTGTCGTGTCCCGGAGTCCGAAACCGGGCAGTGCGCTCAAAAATCACGATATGCCCATTGATGTGAAGGCGCCGGAGCCGCACTCATGGCGCGAAGTGCTAGAAACACTCACGTCCAACGAAACGACGGCCCCGCTCGACGGCAAGCGCATCGCAATTCACGAGTATGGACGACCGAACCAGGAACTCAATCAGGCGCTCGAAGCGGAGGGGGCCAACGTCGTACGAGTACCCATTTACCGATGGGCACTTCCCGATGACCTCCAGCCCCTCAAGAACGGCATTCGGGCGCTCATCGGAGGGGCGGCACAGGTGGCGCTCTTTACGAGTCGACAGCAAGTGGCACATATGCTGCAGGTGGCGTCCGATGAGGGATGGGAGAATGCCCTTCGGACCGCCCTGCAGGACGCCATGGTCGCATCCGTGGGCCCGGTGACCTCTGAGAAGCTCAAAGAGCACGACCTGCCGGTCGACTTCGAGCCCGACCGTCCCAAACTCGCGATCTTAATTCAGGGCATGGCCGATTACGCCCCGCAGTATTTTAAACCGGCCTGA
- a CDS encoding sulfurtransferase — protein sequence MFMSEYANPDVLVSTDWAANHLDDDNVRFVEVDVDTSAYEDGHIPGAVGWNWQTQLADTQTRDLASKEDFEELLQTSGIDNDTTVVLYGDNDNWFATWAFWQLKYYGHEDVRMLNGGRKKWLAEDRELSHEEPDYPEGNWTAEAPDKSIRAFSSYVQQNLDRDDLELVDVRSPEEFRGEKLGPEGLNEGAQRGGHIPGAHNISWSEAVNEDGTFKTAEELKDIYEERGITPDKETIAYCRIGERSSHSWFVLSELLGHPNVRNYDGSWTEWGNIVGVPIETGADPNA from the coding sequence ATTTTTATGAGTGAATATGCAAATCCAGATGTCCTGGTCTCGACCGACTGGGCGGCAAATCACCTCGATGATGACAACGTCCGCTTCGTCGAGGTCGACGTAGACACCTCGGCCTACGAGGACGGGCACATTCCGGGCGCCGTCGGCTGGAACTGGCAAACGCAACTTGCCGACACACAGACCCGCGATCTGGCGTCGAAGGAGGATTTTGAAGAGCTTCTTCAGACGTCGGGTATTGATAACGACACCACTGTCGTTCTCTATGGCGACAACGACAACTGGTTTGCCACGTGGGCTTTCTGGCAACTCAAATACTACGGCCACGAAGACGTCAGAATGTTGAACGGTGGCCGCAAGAAGTGGCTTGCAGAGGATCGAGAGCTTTCGCACGAGGAGCCCGACTATCCGGAGGGCAACTGGACGGCAGAGGCCCCGGACAAGTCGATCCGTGCCTTCTCCAGCTACGTGCAGCAGAATCTGGACCGCGACGATCTGGAGCTGGTCGATGTTCGGTCGCCGGAGGAATTTCGCGGCGAGAAGCTCGGCCCCGAAGGTCTAAACGAAGGGGCGCAGCGCGGAGGACACATTCCGGGGGCACACAACATCAGCTGGAGTGAAGCTGTGAATGAAGACGGGACCTTCAAGACAGCCGAGGAGCTGAAGGACATCTACGAGGAGCGAGGCATCACGCCCGATAAGGAGACGATTGCCTACTGCCGCATTGGGGAGCGCTCCAGCCACAGCTGGTTTGTGCTCTCGGAGTTGTTGGGTCATCCTAACGTTCGGAACTACGACGGATCCTGGACGGAGTGGGGCAATATTGTCGGGGTCCCCATCGAGACGGGGGCTGATCCGAACGCGTAA
- a CDS encoding SelT/SelW/SelH family protein codes for MTRTPRIEIRYCYQCRWTARAAWMAQEVLTTFTDTLGEVALVPVTGGTFEIRADGRLLWALAEKDRFPQPKELKQRVRDAIDPARDLGHADREE; via the coding sequence ATGACTCGGACTCCGCGAATCGAAATTCGATACTGTTACCAGTGCCGGTGGACGGCTCGCGCGGCCTGGATGGCGCAAGAGGTACTGACCACCTTTACGGACACCCTTGGTGAGGTGGCCCTCGTGCCGGTGACGGGAGGGACGTTTGAGATCCGAGCCGACGGTCGCCTGCTTTGGGCACTCGCAGAGAAGGATCGATTTCCGCAGCCGAAGGAACTGAAGCAGCGTGTACGCGACGCGATTGATCCGGCGCGTGACCTTGGGCACGCGGATCGGGAGGAGTGA
- a CDS encoding Rieske 2Fe-2S domain-containing protein: protein MKELPFQIERFLVKQLACGRAPAAIAEDIQAQFLRPVDADQVRAYDPDADGSALNSDLRELYQRTRADILGEDEQEAEVRSFVAVATTDALADTSVHCVEKKGTAIVLIASGGEYTALSNRCTHKGGPLCEGELSDGSIECPWHGAEFDVRTGEPAGPPAVEGVETYEVRVEEETIEVKL from the coding sequence ATGAAAGAGCTTCCGTTTCAGATTGAGCGATTTCTCGTCAAGCAGTTGGCCTGCGGCCGAGCCCCGGCGGCCATAGCCGAGGACATCCAGGCGCAGTTTCTCCGCCCCGTTGACGCCGATCAGGTTCGGGCATATGATCCAGACGCAGACGGATCGGCCCTGAATTCGGACCTGCGCGAGTTGTACCAGCGCACCCGAGCCGACATTCTTGGGGAAGACGAACAGGAAGCAGAGGTCCGCTCGTTCGTCGCGGTTGCCACCACGGACGCACTGGCGGATACATCCGTTCACTGCGTAGAGAAGAAGGGAACGGCGATTGTGCTTATTGCGAGCGGGGGAGAGTATACCGCTCTTTCAAATCGATGTACTCATAAAGGGGGGCCGCTCTGTGAAGGGGAGCTGTCCGATGGTTCGATTGAGTGTCCCTGGCACGGGGCGGAGTTTGACGTGCGTACCGGAGAGCCTGCCGGACCGCCTGCTGTGGAGGGAGTCGAGACGTATGAGGTGCGAGTAGAGGAGGAGACTATCGAGGTGAAACTGTAG
- a CDS encoding OsmC family protein — protein MNVQLERVNDALQFRAGNESGYEFSIASTDDMEGVSPMEMVALSVGGCSSIDILSILEKQRESVDSYDVEVEAERANDETPAVFTSLHVKYHVEGEVEPKKMRRAIELSLDKYCSVSHMLEGTVDISYTFTVNGTEYDGQTR, from the coding sequence ATGAACGTGCAACTAGAGCGTGTGAACGATGCTCTTCAATTCCGGGCTGGGAACGAGTCGGGGTATGAGTTTTCGATCGCCTCCACCGACGACATGGAAGGCGTAAGCCCGATGGAAATGGTGGCACTGAGCGTGGGCGGGTGCAGCAGTATTGACATTTTGTCCATTTTGGAGAAGCAGCGGGAGTCCGTGGACAGCTATGATGTGGAGGTGGAGGCAGAGCGTGCCAATGATGAGACGCCGGCTGTCTTTACGTCGCTGCACGTGAAATATCATGTTGAGGGCGAGGTGGAGCCCAAGAAGATGCGCCGGGCCATTGAGTTGAGCCTGGACAAGTACTGCTCCGTTTCGCACATGCTCGAAGGGACAGTCGACATTTCGTACACCTTTACCGTAAACGGGACCGAATACGATGGACAGACCCGATAG
- a CDS encoding aminotransferase class I/II-fold pyridoxal phosphate-dependent enzyme, which yields MDRPDSQNDDTACIRTQVEQSGEREHSVPMFMTSSFTFNDAEQARALFAQEEEGNIYSRFTNPNVEEFVEKMCALEGVEEGLATASGMAAVFTTFAAHLEQGDEVLASRYLFGSTHKLLTQVFPKWGISHTYGDIHDLSEWEDLVTPETKFVYVETPSNPTVDLIDLEWMGTFCDRHDLIYIVDNCFASPVLQKPAQYGADIIIHSATKYIDGQGRGVGGVVVGNEEYLEPIQSFARHSGPALSPFNAWMFSKSLETLDVRMEKHSRSALDVAQHLQEREDVKFVRYPFLESHPQYELAQKQMSGGGGILSFAVEGGIERGARFLDALEMCSLTANLGDSRTIATHPASTTHSKLTEDERRAVGILPGLVRVSVGLEAPEDIKADLDQALDRSAQ from the coding sequence ATGGACAGACCCGATAGCCAGAACGACGACACTGCCTGTATCCGGACCCAAGTTGAACAGTCGGGTGAGCGGGAGCATTCCGTGCCCATGTTCATGACGTCCAGCTTTACGTTTAACGACGCCGAGCAGGCACGGGCGCTCTTCGCTCAGGAGGAAGAAGGCAACATTTATTCGCGGTTCACCAACCCGAACGTCGAGGAGTTTGTCGAGAAGATGTGTGCACTGGAGGGCGTGGAAGAGGGACTGGCGACGGCGTCCGGGATGGCGGCCGTATTCACGACGTTTGCCGCCCATTTAGAGCAGGGCGACGAGGTCCTGGCCTCCCGCTATCTGTTCGGCTCCACCCACAAGCTGCTCACGCAGGTCTTTCCGAAGTGGGGCATCAGTCACACGTACGGCGACATCCACGACCTGTCGGAGTGGGAGGACCTGGTGACGCCCGAGACGAAATTTGTATATGTCGAGACGCCCTCCAATCCCACGGTGGACCTCATCGACCTGGAGTGGATGGGCACCTTTTGCGATCGGCATGATCTAATTTACATCGTCGACAACTGCTTCGCGTCGCCCGTTTTGCAGAAGCCGGCCCAGTATGGGGCCGACATCATCATTCACTCGGCCACAAAGTACATCGACGGGCAGGGGCGTGGCGTAGGGGGCGTTGTGGTGGGCAACGAGGAATATCTGGAGCCGATCCAGTCCTTTGCGCGGCACAGCGGCCCGGCCCTTTCGCCGTTCAACGCGTGGATGTTTAGCAAAAGTCTGGAGACGCTGGACGTGCGGATGGAGAAGCATAGTCGGAGTGCCCTGGATGTAGCACAGCACCTACAAGAGCGCGAGGACGTAAAGTTTGTTCGGTACCCGTTTCTGGAGTCGCATCCGCAATACGAGCTGGCGCAGAAGCAGATGAGCGGAGGCGGCGGCATTCTCAGCTTTGCCGTAGAGGGGGGAATCGAGCGAGGGGCCCGCTTTCTCGATGCGTTGGAGATGTGCTCGCTTACAGCCAATCTCGGAGACTCGCGCACTATTGCAACGCACCCGGCCAGCACCACTCATAGCAAGCTTACCGAGGACGAGCGCCGGGCGGTGGGCATTCTCCCGGGCCTAGTCCGAGTCTCGGTGGGGCTAGAGGCCCCGGAGGACATCAAGGCAGACCTCGATCAGGCGCTTGATCGGAGCGCGCAGTAA
- a CDS encoding outer membrane beta-barrel protein has translation MILGILAVFGFAAAPATAQTVYLHGGAGFPSSSGLNDAYKAGFNAGVGIGFPIVSQLEGVIRGNLDRFENDLPGFGNFASWSATGNLKLNAPMASRRAMPYALAGGGIFRLGTENAYETEAGLQFGAGLNIRTSPRASLLVEPNYVLVFREGQDTQYFPVRVGAAINL, from the coding sequence ATGATACTAGGCATCCTTGCCGTCTTTGGATTTGCTGCGGCCCCCGCCACGGCCCAGACGGTGTACCTACACGGTGGAGCGGGATTTCCGAGCTCTTCGGGCCTTAACGATGCCTACAAGGCCGGATTTAATGCTGGGGTAGGTATTGGCTTCCCCATCGTGTCCCAGCTTGAAGGCGTCATTCGGGGCAACCTCGATCGGTTCGAAAACGACCTTCCGGGCTTTGGCAACTTCGCCTCATGGTCGGCGACGGGCAACCTGAAGCTGAATGCCCCCATGGCGAGCCGACGGGCCATGCCCTACGCCCTGGCTGGCGGTGGAATTTTCCGTCTTGGTACTGAGAACGCGTACGAAACAGAGGCTGGCCTTCAGTTTGGCGCAGGCCTGAACATTCGGACGTCTCCTCGAGCCAGCCTTCTGGTAGAGCCCAACTACGTGCTCGTATTCAGAGAAGGACAGGACACGCAGTACTTCCCCGTACGTGTCGGTGCCGCAATTAACCTGTAA